From a region of the Castanea sativa cultivar Marrone di Chiusa Pesio chromosome 10, ASM4071231v1 genome:
- the LOC142614212 gene encoding U1 small nuclear ribonucleoprotein C isoform X1, giving the protein MPRYYCDYCDTYLTHDSPSVRKQHNAGYKHKANVRSYYQQFEEAQTQNFIDQRIKEHLGQTAAFQQVGAAYNQHLMVQRPRLPVLPTPVMPMPGSTQLPGSSPLIPGIRPPILPRPLGAPGYMPSPAMTPMMAPPGAPSLPAQLNPIPRPPGSVATTVPGSTAAPTSSNGAPPMVTPPLYQANPVASTGGGYDSLNANTQAPEANH; this is encoded by the exons ATGCCTCGCTACTACTGCGATTACTGTGACACTTACTTAACCCACGACTCt CCATCTGTGAGAAAGCAGCACAATGCAGGTTACAAACATAAG gCAAATGTTAGGTCATACTATCAGCAATTTGAGGAGGCACAAACCCAAAACTTCATTGACCAAAGGATTAAGGAACATCTTGGGCAAACTGCAGCATTCCAGCAGGTTGGTGCTGCTTACAATCAACATCTAATGGTTCAGAGGCCCCGCCTTCCTGTTCTACCTACACCTGTAATGCCGATGCCTGGTAGCACACAGTTACCTGGAAGTTCACCATTAATCCCAGGGATTAGGCCTCCTATTTTGCCGAGACCCCTTGGTGCTCCAG GTTATATGCCTTCTCCGGCGATGACACCTATGATGGCTCCACCTGGTGCTCCTTCCTTACCTGCTCAATTAAATCCTATTCCAAGGCCTCCTGGTAGTGTAGCCACAACAGTTCCTGGAAGCACAGCAGCACCCACCTCTTCCAACGGTGCACCACCTATGGTCACACCACCATTGTATCAAGCCAATCCAGTGGCATCAACAGGTGGAGGCTATGATAGTCTCAATGCCAACACTCAAGCTCCTGAGGCTAATCATTAG
- the LOC142614212 gene encoding U1 small nuclear ribonucleoprotein C isoform X2: MQVTNIRSYYQQFEEAQTQNFIDQRIKEHLGQTAAFQQVGAAYNQHLMVQRPRLPVLPTPVMPMPGSTQLPGSSPLIPGIRPPILPRPLGAPGYMPSPAMTPMMAPPGAPSLPAQLNPIPRPPGSVATTVPGSTAAPTSSNGAPPMVTPPLYQANPVASTGGGYDSLNANTQAPEANH, from the exons ATGCAGGTTACAAACATAAG GTCATACTATCAGCAATTTGAGGAGGCACAAACCCAAAACTTCATTGACCAAAGGATTAAGGAACATCTTGGGCAAACTGCAGCATTCCAGCAGGTTGGTGCTGCTTACAATCAACATCTAATGGTTCAGAGGCCCCGCCTTCCTGTTCTACCTACACCTGTAATGCCGATGCCTGGTAGCACACAGTTACCTGGAAGTTCACCATTAATCCCAGGGATTAGGCCTCCTATTTTGCCGAGACCCCTTGGTGCTCCAG GTTATATGCCTTCTCCGGCGATGACACCTATGATGGCTCCACCTGGTGCTCCTTCCTTACCTGCTCAATTAAATCCTATTCCAAGGCCTCCTGGTAGTGTAGCCACAACAGTTCCTGGAAGCACAGCAGCACCCACCTCTTCCAACGGTGCACCACCTATGGTCACACCACCATTGTATCAAGCCAATCCAGTGGCATCAACAGGTGGAGGCTATGATAGTCTCAATGCCAACACTCAAGCTCCTGAGGCTAATCATTAG